Proteins encoded in a region of the Prunus persica cultivar Lovell chromosome G4, Prunus_persica_NCBIv2, whole genome shotgun sequence genome:
- the LOC18780874 gene encoding G-type lectin S-receptor-like serine/threonine-protein kinase CES101 isoform X2 — translation MASSLKLILFLIFSSLMWTYTAARDTLKPGDSLSSTSCLCSAKGKFCLGFIPYDRLNSSQLTIWSTTSNNEQWIASRNMHVLYPTGVLALDKNNTLKIMDQGGTRLELCSAPKRTSNVVATLLDSGNFILQEVNSVDGSTTQVFWQSFDYPTDTLMPGMKLGVNHRNGHVWSLASWSSKYNLEQGPFTLEWDAKGRELKIKRRGVVYWTSGAFTSKRFKLIMMRYNVSIVSNENEDYFTYTALNQSSPSQWLLTSTGRLYDFGGVDIARADNCYGYNTDGGCQRWAEKPTCRHVGDAFEPKNGFFKLTGSNSTLLNDSDTSLSISDCKDSCWKNCECFGFNFLFDINQTGCQFFTGMNWEFIQDFDGDTTYSFYLLKKSPLNHGKHKGIWIETGIAAAALLLMVLCIVCYLLRRRKFTLSGENETKIIENELLDLMKSDRPTDANALQNDGTMRHDLSVFSYASVMAATCNFSPENKLGQGGFGPVYKGKLLTGQEIAVKRLSKCSGQGTLEFKNELILIYELQHKNLVKLFGFCIHGEERMLIYEYMPNKSLDYFLFDSTRVMQLDWKKRFTIIEGIAQGLLYLHKYSRVRVIHRDLKASNILLDENMNPKISDFGMARIFKHNELEANTNRVVGTYGYMSPEYAMEGIFSIKSDVYSFGVLMLEIISGMGIMEGRHSARTNGSNSR, via the exons ATGGCTAGCAGTCTAAAGTTGATTTTGTTCCTTATTTTTTCAAGCTTAATGTGGACTTATACTGCTGCTAGGGATACACTCAAACCAGGTGACTCTCTCAGTTCCACAAGTTGCTTATGTTCTGCAAAGGGGAAGTTCTGTTTGGGTTTCATTCCGTACGACAGACTGAATTCCAGCCAGTTGACCATATGGAGCACTACATCAAATAACGAACAATGGATAGCCAGCAGAAACATGCATGTTTTATACCCGACAGGAGTTCTTGCCTTGGACAAGAACAACACACTGAAAATTATGGACCAAGGTGGGACTAGGTTGGAGCTTTGCTCTGCTCCGAAAAGAACTAGCAATGTTGTGGCTACTCTTCTAGATTCTGGCAATTTTATCCTACAAGAAGTGAACTCTGTCGATGGATCGACCACTCAGGTTTTCTGGCAAAGTTTTGATTATCCAACAGACACCCTTATGCCAGGCATGAAATTAGGTGTTAACCATAGAAATGGTCACGTTTGGTCACTAGCTTCGTGGTCAAGTAAGTACAACCTAGAGCAAGGGCCTTTCACCCTTGAATGGGATGCCAAAGGGCGTGAACTGAAGATTAAGAGACGTGGGGTGGTTTATTGGACTAGTGGAGCCTTTACGAGCAAGAGGTTTAAGCTGATCATGATGAGATATAATGTTAGCATCGTTTCAAACGAAAATGAAGACTACTTCACTTACACTGCTTTAAACCAAAGTTCTCCATCACAGTGGTTGCTTACCTCAACTGGGCGACTATATGATTTTGGAGGAGTTGATATTGCAAGGGCAGATAATTGTTATGGCTATAACACTGATGGAGGGTGCCAGAGGTGGGCGGAGAAGCCAACTTGTAGGCATGTTGGTGATGCATTTGAACCAAAAAATGGTTTCTTTAAACTAACCGGCTCTAATTCAACACTCCTGAATGATTCGGATACAAGTCTCAGTATTAGTGATTGTAAGGATTCTTGTTGGAAAAATTGTGAGTGCTTTGGGTTCAACTTTCTGTTTGATATTAATCAGACTGGATGCCAATTTTTCACTGGAATGAACTGGGAGTTCATTCAAGACTTTGATGGTGATACTACATATAGTTTTTACTTGTTAAAAAAGTCACCTCTCAATCATG GTAAACACAAGGGGATATGGATCGAAACTGGCATCGCCGCTGCTGCTCTGCTGCTAATGGTACTCTGCATCGTCTGCTATCTactaagaagaagaaaatttacaCTTTCAG GGGAGAACGAGACAAAGATCATTGAGAATGAATTGCTTGACTTAATGAAATCTGATAGACCTACTGATGCCAATGCGCTTCAAAATGATGGAACAATGCGACATGATTTAAGCGTGTTTAGCTATGCATCTGTCATGGCTGCCACATGCAACTTCTCCCCAGAAAACAAGCTTGGACAAGGAGGTTTTGGGCCTGTTTATAAG GGAAAATTGCTGACGGGACAAGAAATCGCTGTGAAGAGGCTTTCAAAATGTTCAGGGCAAGGAACGCTGGAGTTTAAGAATGAATTGATACTCATATATGAACTCCAACATAAAAACCTTGTCAAACTTTTTGGATTTTGCATTCATGGCGAAGAGAGAATGCTAATATACGAGTATATGCCAAACAAAAGTTTGGATTACTTTCTATTCG ATTCAACAAGAGTCATGCAACTAGATTGGAAGAAGCGCTTTACTATAATTGAAGGAATTGCTCAAGGATTGCTTTACTTGCACAAGTACTCAAGAGTGAGAGTAATTCACAGAGATTTAAAAGCTAGTAACATACTACTTGATGAAAAcatgaaccccaaaatttctgattttggtATGGCAAGGATTTTCAAGCATAATGAACTGGAAGCAAATACTAATAGGGTTGTTGGAACATA TGGTTACATGTCACCTGAGTACGCCATGGAGGGCATCTTTTCCATAAAGTCTGATGTTTATAGTTTTGGAGTGTTAATGCTTGAAATCATAAGTG GCATGGGAATTATGGAAGGAAGGCACAGTGCTAGAACTAATGGATCCAACAGTAGGTGA
- the LOC18780874 gene encoding G-type lectin S-receptor-like serine/threonine-protein kinase CES101 isoform X1: MASSLKLILFLIFSSLMWTYTAARDTLKPGDSLSSTSCLCSAKGKFCLGFIPYDRLNSSQLTIWSTTSNNEQWIASRNMHVLYPTGVLALDKNNTLKIMDQGGTRLELCSAPKRTSNVVATLLDSGNFILQEVNSVDGSTTQVFWQSFDYPTDTLMPGMKLGVNHRNGHVWSLASWSSKYNLEQGPFTLEWDAKGRELKIKRRGVVYWTSGAFTSKRFKLIMMRYNVSIVSNENEDYFTYTALNQSSPSQWLLTSTGRLYDFGGVDIARADNCYGYNTDGGCQRWAEKPTCRHVGDAFEPKNGFFKLTGSNSTLLNDSDTSLSISDCKDSCWKNCECFGFNFLFDINQTGCQFFTGMNWEFIQDFDGDTTYSFYLLKKSPLNHGKHKGIWIETGIAAAALLLMVLCIVCYLLRRRKFTLSGENETKIIENELLDLMKSDRPTDANALQNDGTMRHDLSVFSYASVMAATCNFSPENKLGQGGFGPVYKGKLLTGQEIAVKRLSKCSGQGTLEFKNELILIYELQHKNLVKLFGFCIHGEERMLIYEYMPNKSLDYFLFDSTRVMQLDWKKRFTIIEGIAQGLLYLHKYSRVRVIHRDLKASNILLDENMNPKISDFGMARIFKHNELEANTNRVVGTYGYMSPEYAMEGIFSIKSDVYSFGVLMLEIISGRRNNSFYNADRLLNIVGYAWELWKEGTVLELMDPTVGDSCIKDQFLRCVHVGLLCVEENAADRPTMSNVISMLTNESMTSALPTKPAFFTGRNVVEASISGKETEIFSTNDLSNSTNVAR, translated from the exons ATGGCTAGCAGTCTAAAGTTGATTTTGTTCCTTATTTTTTCAAGCTTAATGTGGACTTATACTGCTGCTAGGGATACACTCAAACCAGGTGACTCTCTCAGTTCCACAAGTTGCTTATGTTCTGCAAAGGGGAAGTTCTGTTTGGGTTTCATTCCGTACGACAGACTGAATTCCAGCCAGTTGACCATATGGAGCACTACATCAAATAACGAACAATGGATAGCCAGCAGAAACATGCATGTTTTATACCCGACAGGAGTTCTTGCCTTGGACAAGAACAACACACTGAAAATTATGGACCAAGGTGGGACTAGGTTGGAGCTTTGCTCTGCTCCGAAAAGAACTAGCAATGTTGTGGCTACTCTTCTAGATTCTGGCAATTTTATCCTACAAGAAGTGAACTCTGTCGATGGATCGACCACTCAGGTTTTCTGGCAAAGTTTTGATTATCCAACAGACACCCTTATGCCAGGCATGAAATTAGGTGTTAACCATAGAAATGGTCACGTTTGGTCACTAGCTTCGTGGTCAAGTAAGTACAACCTAGAGCAAGGGCCTTTCACCCTTGAATGGGATGCCAAAGGGCGTGAACTGAAGATTAAGAGACGTGGGGTGGTTTATTGGACTAGTGGAGCCTTTACGAGCAAGAGGTTTAAGCTGATCATGATGAGATATAATGTTAGCATCGTTTCAAACGAAAATGAAGACTACTTCACTTACACTGCTTTAAACCAAAGTTCTCCATCACAGTGGTTGCTTACCTCAACTGGGCGACTATATGATTTTGGAGGAGTTGATATTGCAAGGGCAGATAATTGTTATGGCTATAACACTGATGGAGGGTGCCAGAGGTGGGCGGAGAAGCCAACTTGTAGGCATGTTGGTGATGCATTTGAACCAAAAAATGGTTTCTTTAAACTAACCGGCTCTAATTCAACACTCCTGAATGATTCGGATACAAGTCTCAGTATTAGTGATTGTAAGGATTCTTGTTGGAAAAATTGTGAGTGCTTTGGGTTCAACTTTCTGTTTGATATTAATCAGACTGGATGCCAATTTTTCACTGGAATGAACTGGGAGTTCATTCAAGACTTTGATGGTGATACTACATATAGTTTTTACTTGTTAAAAAAGTCACCTCTCAATCATG GTAAACACAAGGGGATATGGATCGAAACTGGCATCGCCGCTGCTGCTCTGCTGCTAATGGTACTCTGCATCGTCTGCTATCTactaagaagaagaaaatttacaCTTTCAG GGGAGAACGAGACAAAGATCATTGAGAATGAATTGCTTGACTTAATGAAATCTGATAGACCTACTGATGCCAATGCGCTTCAAAATGATGGAACAATGCGACATGATTTAAGCGTGTTTAGCTATGCATCTGTCATGGCTGCCACATGCAACTTCTCCCCAGAAAACAAGCTTGGACAAGGAGGTTTTGGGCCTGTTTATAAG GGAAAATTGCTGACGGGACAAGAAATCGCTGTGAAGAGGCTTTCAAAATGTTCAGGGCAAGGAACGCTGGAGTTTAAGAATGAATTGATACTCATATATGAACTCCAACATAAAAACCTTGTCAAACTTTTTGGATTTTGCATTCATGGCGAAGAGAGAATGCTAATATACGAGTATATGCCAAACAAAAGTTTGGATTACTTTCTATTCG ATTCAACAAGAGTCATGCAACTAGATTGGAAGAAGCGCTTTACTATAATTGAAGGAATTGCTCAAGGATTGCTTTACTTGCACAAGTACTCAAGAGTGAGAGTAATTCACAGAGATTTAAAAGCTAGTAACATACTACTTGATGAAAAcatgaaccccaaaatttctgattttggtATGGCAAGGATTTTCAAGCATAATGAACTGGAAGCAAATACTAATAGGGTTGTTGGAACATA TGGTTACATGTCACCTGAGTACGCCATGGAGGGCATCTTTTCCATAAAGTCTGATGTTTATAGTTTTGGAGTGTTAATGCTTGAAATCATAAGTGGTAGGAGAAACAATAGCTTCTACAATGCTGATCGCCTGCTCAATATAGTAGGATAT GCATGGGAATTATGGAAGGAAGGCACAGTGCTAGAACTAATGGATCCAACAGTAGGTGATTCATGTATTAAAGATCAATTCTTAAGATGCGTCCATGTTGGCCTGCTATGCGTGGAAGAAAATGCAGCTGATCGGCCGACCATGTCAAATGTCATATCTATGTTAACAAATGAAAGCATGACATCTGCATTACCTACAAAGCCAGCATTTTTTACAGGAAGAAATGTGGTTGAAGCTAGTATAAGcggaaaagaaacagaaatttTTTCAACAAATGACTTATCCAATTCCACTAATGTAGCACGATGA